Below is a window of Candidatus Latescibacter sp. DNA.
GTGAAACCGGGAGAGGCGAAAACCATCTGGCTGGACACCCGCGACCGTCTTTTCCCCAAAGGCCGCTGCCTCTATCTCACCATCGCCGGGGCTGGCGCAGATTTCGGGCCTGCGGTCCTGGAAGGAACAAGGCTGCGTCTGGTACTAAAGAAGCGCCAGGATGCAGCGGCGGAGCAGGAAATCGACCGTTTCACCCAGGTGCGGGATAATTTCGCCGCAAACATGAGCGAAACCGGCCCGCAGCGGAAGAAGCTGGATCAGTTCGAACGTTTCAGCCGGGACATGAATGATCTGTTCCGTGTAAATCCGAATCACCTGCCCGGAAGGTACTACTGGAGCTCGTACAACGGCGAACAGGGGTGGCCCCGGTTCGAGCAGCCGAAAGCTCCGGCGGGAGTGCCACTCTGGGCGTTCCGCCAGACCGAGATACTCAAACAGTGGCGCTATTTCCTCAACTGGTGGATCGATAACCGTCAGATCGAGAACGGCGAGTTCGGGGGCGGCCTCTCCGATGACGGCGATTTTGCCAACTGCATTCCCGCGCTTTCCCTCATGGGGGTTGATACGGATAAATTCACCGATTCCATGCACCGTCTGATGGATGCCTACTACAACAACGGGATGTTCACCAACGGCCTCAATACCATTGTAACCGACGCCCTCCATGTCTCGGAGGAGGGGACGAATGTCCAGTCAGAGCTTATGCTCCTCGAGTACGGCGACCCAAAAATAGTCGAGCGCATGATGGAAACCTCGGCCCGCTACCCGGATATCGCCAAGGTCAACCAGGCCGGGCACCGCCATTTCCCCGCGCGGTTCTATTCCTCGACCTTCCAGGCGACTGAGAATCCCTGGTGCTGGTCATCCCCGTATTCATACACAGTTCTCCATCCGGGCATGACCCTGGTGGAATTCAACGGGAATCCGGCCACGAAAAAGCTGATTCAGGAGGTTACCGACGGCTATCTGTCCCATGCGAAAAAAGACGGCGGACGGATGACCATCCCTCAGGAAATCAATTTCATCACCGACGAGGGAAGATTATTCTCCCCCGGCGCTGTCGGGGAGCTTTTCCAGGTGCTCTATCACTGGACCGGGGATGCAAAGTATCTCGAGCCTCAGGGCGGTCCAGGCGGCCGGAGAGTTCGCAGCACGGTGGACAGGCGCAGTCTCGAGGACTCCTACGCCGGCGCCATTCAATACAATGCCCAGCGCATGTACATGGCCACCGAAGGTTTCCCCTGGGATGACGGCCCCTATCTAACATACGGGAGCATTGTCCAGAACCGTCTCGGCGGGGCGCCGATCAATCGCGGAAACCAGTTCCCTCACCATTCGGTAAGCTGGAAGTTTGAAAAACCGGAAGGGGCGGAAAATGCGGCGATTCTCGTTCCCGAGCCTTCGCAGACTTCCCTGAAAATCATCGTGTTCAATATTTCGAACGACCCTGTCAATGCCTCCATGACCGGCTGGGATGTCGCGCCGGGAACCTGGGAGGTCACCGAAGGCGTCGACACTAACAGCGATGATGTCCCGGATGCCCAGATTGTCGCGCGCACGGTGAAATTCGAGCGGACGGAGGGGCTCTCGCTGACCTTTCCGCCCAGGAGAACATTCGTCGTGCAGATGGAGCTGAAGGAGAAGGGTACTCCCTACTGGGATCGGCCCGATCTCGGCATCGGGAAGGACAATGTGCACATCAGCGGCAACAAACTGACTGTCACCGTGCACAGCCTCGGTTCAGTTGATGCGCCTGCCAGCATAGCGGCTCTGGTCGATCCGTCCGGCGTTCAGATTTTGAAAGCTGCGGTTCCGGCGCTCAAAGCGCCGCTCGACCTGAAACCGAAGAAGAGCGAGGCGGTCTTTACCATTGCCAAAGGCATGCAGGTGAAAGGCTGCCGGGTTATTATCGATCCGGATGGAAAACTGAACGAGATCACCAAAGGCAACAATTCGGTGACTCTTCCGTAGCGCTACGAGCAAACTGTACGTTATTGCTTGACATTCCGGTCAAATTATGTCATCTTAAAGGTAAGGCTTTACACGTAATTTCGGCAAATACCTAAGGTCGTGCTAGATGGGGAGATAGCGGTGCCCTGTAACCCGCAAACCGCTACAGCGGGGTTGAATTCCCGAACGAGGCCTTAGATTCTCCTTAGTTGAACTTCAGGACAGGATGTTGAAAGCCAGGACCCGCGCAACGGAACGTTTCTGGACCCCGTCAGGATCGGAAGATAGCAGCGGCAGGAAATAGTCGCCGTGTGCCGCGGGGCATCTTGGCTGGAGTTCTGTCCTCCAGGGATCTTCGGGGAGTCGGGTCAAGAACGGGTGCACGGCCTGTATTTTTTGAGAATATGAAAGTGATCGAGGCGGCGTAATGATAGATGAAAAAACTTTGCATGAAGTCGTAGAACGCATTGTCGCGGCGGCGAAACCCAGCCGCGTGATACTGTTCGGCTCTTACGGGCGCGGTGACGCCGACCAAGATTCCGACATGGATATTATGGTTATCGAACGTCGCGTGGATAACCGGGGCGAGGAAATGATCCGCCTGCAAGAAGTGGCCGGTAACGTTGGCGTTGGGGTGGATGTACTGGTATATTCGGAAGTAGAGGTGGAGAAGCGTCGAGACTGGTGTACAAGCCCTGTTTATTGGGCGTTACGGGAAGGGAGGACGCTTTATGCCACCCCATAAACCCCAGCAAGCCACAGCTGAGGCGCGGTCTCTCTTGCGCACCGCCGAGCGGGATTTGAAAACCGTTGAAGTATTGTTACAACACCCTGACGCACCGATTTCCAGTATTTGCTTCCATGCTCAGCAATATCTTGAAAAAGTAATTAAGGCTGTGTTGGTCTCGAATGCCGTAATCTTCCGTCGCACACATAATTTGGAAAAGTTGGCAGATTTGCTCGCACAAAAAGACATCGAGCCGCCGCTTCACAAAGACCTATTGAAGAGACTGAACCCGTTTGCAGTTACTACCCGTTATGAAGATATAGAGATCGCACTGATTGACATCCAAACCGTAGCAGAAATGATTGAGAAAACCCGCGAGTGGATTATAGAGCAACTCTATGAGTAGCACGACGATTGACCGCCCTATAATAAACTCACCCTATGAAGAGCCGGAGCCTAGTGCTTCATGGATCCTGAGGATGATGGGTCAAGAACGGGTGCACGTCCTGATAAATAGGAACCTATATATTAATTGTTTTTTGTTTTTTTAAAATACCGTTTTTTAGCGGGTTCACCAACAGATAGAGAAAAATGTCCTATATCGTCACTGCAAGAAAATGGCGGCCGCAGTTTTTCCGCGAAGTTGTTTCCCAGAAACATGTTACCGAAACGTTGCAAAACGCTATAAAGAGCGGCAATATCGGTCATGCATATCTTTTCAGCGGCCCCAGGGGGGTGGGAAAAACGACCGTGGCGCGCATTTTCGCCAAAGCCCTCAACTGTGAAAAAGGACTGGCGGAAGAGCCCTGCAACGAATGTCCCACCTGCCTGAGCATCCAGTCCGGCGCTTCAATGGATATACTGGAAATGGACGGCGCATCCAATAATTCGGTGGATGACGCCCGCGAATTGATTTCCAATGTGAGTTACCACAGCCTAAGCCGTTACAAGATGTACATCATAGATGAAGTGCATATGCTCTCTAAAGAAGCGTTCAATGCTCTTCTGAAAACTCTCGAAGAACCACCTCCCGGTGTAATGTTCGTGTTTGCCACCACCGAGCCGCAAAAGATTCCGGCGACCATTCTGTCGCGGTGCCAGAGGTTTGATTTCCGCCGTCTCTCGGTTCAGGAGATTGCCGGAAAGCTGAAAAAAATTGCCGAAACGGACAGCATCACCGCAGATGAATCCGCCCTTATGCTGATTGCCCGCCGGGCTTCCGGCGCCATGCGCGACGGTGAAAGCATACTGGAACAGCTCAAGGCTTCCCGCGGAGCAAGCATCTCTGTGGCTGATGTGAACGAGATTCTCGGGCTGGCCGACCATGAGGTGTTCTTCGGCATGATCGACCGGTGCCATGAGCGGGATACCCGGGGCGTCCTCGAACTGTTTACCGTATACCATGAACAGGGCGGAGATTTGAAAGAATTTGTCGAAGGACTGCTTGGTCACCTGCGCGATCTCCTTTATGCCAAATTCAAGGGTGGAATAGACCAGATTCCCCTTTCCGATGATATGAAAGGGCGCATCCGGACCCAGTCCGGCTGGTTCGAGCAGGGCGATATAATCCGCATGATTACCATGGTGACCGATGTTGAATCTTCCCTGGGCTATGCAGCGGTCATGCCGGTGCTTCGCATCGAAGTAGCCCTTGCGCGGATGGCTGTGATGGAAACCACAGTGGAGCTTAAACGCCTGTTCGAGCTGCTCGGGGGCGAATCCGCTCTTACGGGAGCGCCGATTCCTCTCCCGCAGCCCGGCGATACTTCCGGAACATCAGCAAGAGCGATTGTTGCTTCCGGCAGTGCTCAAGAGGCCGCGGAAAAGAAGGCAGATGCCGATTTATTCGAGAAATCGGAGGAAAAGCCCGACTTTCCGAAAATAGCCCCGGATATCGACTCCATATCCTCCTCATGGAAATACATTACCGACCGGGTCAGCATCCAGAAACCGGCTATCGGGCCTGTGCTCGCTTTAGGTGTACCTGAGAGTTTTGAAAAAGGGAAACTTGCTGTACGGTTCAATGCCGGTCAGGAATTCCAGATGAAAACCTGTGCGGAATACTCCGCCGATATCGAAGAGATAATAGGCACGATTCTGGGGATGAAAGTTGCTGTGCATGTTTTCGTCCGCCGATCAGGTGCGGCGAAAAAAAAGAATAATGAAATCGACGATCTGATTTCGCGGGAACCGATTATCGGGGACATTCTCGAACGATTCGAAGGGGAAATCAGTGATTCATGGAGGGAATAAATGGGTAAAGGCTTCGGAGATATGGTCAAGCAGGCACAGAAGCTTCAGAAGCAGATGCTTGAGCTGCAGGAAGAATTGAGCAAAAAAACGGTGGAAGGTTCCGCCGGCGGGGGAATGGTCAAGGTGATCGCCAACGGCCGTCAGGAAATTGTCTCGATAAAGATCGATCCCGAAGTGGTCGATCCCCAGGACATCGAGCTTCTTGAAGACCTTATCGTTGCGGCCATCGCCAACGCCCGTGAGAATGCACAGGTAATGATGGAAGCCGAGATGGGGAAAATCATGCCCGGAGGCATCGGGGGCCTGGGAATTCCCGGATTGGGATAAATGGATCCTGAAACGAGTTCAGGATGACACGTGACATGCCGAACTTGTTGCCACTTCGCGGGAACGATGAAACCGTTTCGGCATCTATTACAAATAGAGGATGACGTCATGCCGAACTTGTTTCGGCATCTACTCCAAATTTATGATTTTTTGAGGTATTTCCCTCATGCAGGAAAAAGGGGTATTCGATACACTGGTGGATAAGCTGGCCGAACTGCCGGGCATCGGGAAAAAAACTGCGCAGAGGCTGGCGTTCCATATCATGAAAATGGACCGCGAGTCGGCGCTGCGGCTGGCACGAGCGGTGGAAGATGTAAAGAACAAGGTCACTTACTGCTCGATCTGTTTCAACCTGACCGAGATTGATCCCTGCGCCATCTGTACCGATCCGAAACGTGACCGGTCGGTCATCTGCGTGGTGGAAAATCCTTCGGATGTGAATGCCCTGGAGAAAGCGGGTATTTTCCGAGGAGTATACCACGTGCTCGGTGGGGCGCTTTCACCCCTGGATAATATCGGTCCGGACGATATACGAATCCGTGAACTGGCGGACAGGCTCGACGAAACGGTGACCGAGGTCATCATGGCGACCAATCCGACAGTGGAAGGAGAAGCGACAGCCGCCTTTATTGCAGGTCATCTTGCGAAATCAGGAGTGCGGGTCTCACGGATCGCACGGGGACTGCCGGTCGGCGGAGACCTGGAGCTGGCTGACAAGGTAACTCTGGCCCGCTCTCTGGAGGGACGGCTGGAGATTAAATAGAAACCTTCCGCTTATGTCATCTGGTAAGTATTTTTGAAAATATTGCGCTGTAATCACACTTTTAGATCCTGAAACGGTTTTATCGTTCCCGCGAAGCGGCAACGAGTTCAGGATGACACGTGTCATGCCGAACTTGTTTCGGCATCTATTCAGAATTATGCGTTACGGAAATGGGTCACTAAAAAATATAACGGATTGAGTTATTATGAGAAATGAAATACTGACTCTGGCCAATATGCTGACCACATTGCGTATAGCGCTTGTGCCTCTTTATCTCTGGCTTTTCTCCCACCGTACCTGGGATATGGCGATCCTGGCGCTCTTTGTGTTTATCATAGCGGCGATAACCGATCTCTACGACGGCCGTCTGGCGCGAAGCCGCAAGGAAGTCACGCGGTTCGGAAAGTTCATGGACCCTCTGGCCGACAAGTTTCTCGTGATTGGGGCGCTTGCCCAGTTCGCGTTCATGGAGCTGGTGAATTTCTGGCTGGTGGGAGTTATTGTGGTCCGTGATGTCTGGGTGACTGTAATGCGTATTATTGCCATCAAAGAAGGTAAAGAGCTGAAAACTTCCGAGAATGCCAAGCTGAAAACCACCATCCAACTGACCGTCATCATCACCATCATCGTATTGAGCGGGGCGCGGATAGTAATCCGGCATTTCGGATACACGGGACCGCTGACTGATTTCAATGCCTATAAGATTTTGTTTAACATTCTTCTTTCTGTAGCCGTTATATTCACACTTTATTCGTGGTTCAGATACTTGTTTCGTGGTCATCCGGTAAAAACATAGCAAAGGGGAAGCATTTGTTTTCTGAACGTTGCTTTTAAACCATGAAAATAGTCAAAAAATCGGTTACCGCGAAAGAAGCAACGGCCGGAGACGGGTTTACCGGTTTCCTTGCCCGGGGGATAGCGAGCGGTCTTTATGTAGGCTATCTTCCGGCGGCGCAGGGAACTGCCGGATCCCTCTGGGGGCCGGCGCTGTGCCTGCTTCTTCCGAAAAACTGCTTTCCCGCGCTATGGTTCACCCTGCCGCCTCTTTTTCTTGTCGGGGTCTGGTCGGCGGGACGGGCGGAAAAGTACTGGGGACATGATCCGGGCCGGGTGGTTATTGATGAAGTTGTCGGCATGATGGCGGCTCTGGCCTGGGCGCCGATTAATTTGTATACTGTTGGGGCGGGTTTTTTCCTGTTCAGGGTTTTCGATATCCTGAAACCTCCGCCGGTCCGGTGGTCTGAAAGATTGCCGGGAGGATGGGGAGTGATGGCGGATGATCTGATTGCCGGAGTGTATGCGAATATTCTGGTTCGATTATTTATATATTTTTTCCCGGGGATTCTGTGACGCCGGACATTGAGATACTGATTGTTGGAAACGAGATTCTTTCCGGACGAACGATCGATAAAAACTCGATCTATCTGGTGAACAGCCTGGCCGGGAAAGGATTTCCGGTCCGATTCATCAGTGTGGCCGGGGATGTGATGAATGACCTCGTCGCGGCGCTGCACGTTGCGCACGGACGGGCAGATGTTGTACTGGTGACCGGCGGTCTGGGGCCGACTTCCGATGATATCACTGTTGAGGCGGCTGCCGGGGCATTCGGGAGAAAACTGGTATTCGATGAAGGCGTCTTTAGAGATATCGAGGAATTATTCCGGCGCCGAAGACGGTTTATGAGCGATTCGAACCGTAAACAGGCATATATCCCGGAAGGAGCGGCCCCTATCCGTAACCCGGTGGGCACCGCTCCGGGAATCCGCCTGGAATCGGGGGGAAAGCTGGTCTATCTCATGCCGGGGGTGCCGTCGGAGATGCGGACAATGTTCGAAACCGCGATTCTGCCGGAAATAACCGCCTCCTTTGAATCGGCTTACATCGAAACCGCCATTGTGCAGGTAACAGGCATCAGCGAGTCGGAGCTTTTCGACAAAGTAAAGCACCTGCCCGGCGCAAAGGATTACCTGGCTTTTTACCCCGGCCCGGAGGGAATAACGGTCAGCATTCGCACTCCCGTCGGCGCTCCGCTCGGCGCTCTCGCTCTTCAGGCCGGAATTACGGAGATTCTCGGGGATGTAGTATTTTCGACAGCCGGCGAGCTTCTCGAACAGGTGGTGGGGAAGCTGCTTGTCGAAAGAAAGCTGACCCTGGGAATCGCCGAATCCTGCACCGGAGGGCTGATCGCCCATAGAATCACCAATATTCCCGGGTCTTCGGACTATTTTCTCTGCGGTGTGGTTACCTATTCAAACGAATCGAAACAGGGAGTTTTGGGAATTAATGAACACCTTATTCGCTCCTATGGCGCAGTCTCGGCGGAAACGGCGGGAGCGATGGCGGAAGGAATCCGGAGAATGAGTGGCGCCGATATCGGTATCTCAACCACCGGGATAGCCGGTCCGGGCGGCGGAAGCATGGAAAAACCTGTCGGGTTGATGTTCGCCGGATATTCCACAGCCCGTGGAACGGAGACACAGAAGCTGCAGTTTGTCGAGGATAGGGTCATTAACAAGAGCAGGATGTCGCAGGCTGTTCTGGACATCCTCAGGTTACATGTAAAAAGAGATTATTGAATTATGAGGACATTCATAGCGGTAGAAATACCGAAAGAAATTCGGCAGGCAGTCGGAGAGTATATCAATTCAATTAAAGATTGCATGAAGGACGTCAAATGGGTAGAGCCGCAAAATCTCCATTTCACCATTAAATTTCTCGGGGAATTGAAGAATTCCGATATCAGGAATATCAAAGAATGTGTGGAAAATGTGGCAAACGAATTCAGCCCGTTCGCCCTGGGGCTTTCAGATACCGGATTCTTCCCCTCCGAATATAAGCCGAAAGTGGTCTGGATCGGCGTCGACAGCGGAAAGGATACCCTGCTCGACCTTTACCAGGACATGGAACGTTGTTTCGAACAGTACGGCTTTGACCGTGAGGCCAAAACTTTCTCGCCCCACCTGACCATCGGGCGGGTGAAAAAATTTATGAAGGTGACAGTACCGGACAACCTGCCTGATTTTGAATCGGTCATGTTCACTGTGTCCCGCCTGGCGGTAATGAAAAGTACTCTTACTCCGGAAGGGCCGATCTATGAAAAAATATCTGAATCGGAGTTTAAGAATAGTCAGGCGATTTAAAAGATGATCTGGCAAAAAGGAAATATTACCTCCCTACTCAGCTTTATAAACCTCACCCCCTATCCCCCTCTCCTAGTCAGGAGAGGGGGTAACTCACGGCGAGCCAGGTCTTTACCCTCTTCTGACTAGGAGAGGGTGGCCAAAGGCCGGGTGAGGTTTCGAAAGAAATGAAAACTTTGTAACAATTTTTTACCGGATTATCATACCTTAAGCAGTATGTGAAGAAACCTTTTGAAAATTCAGTTTATCAAAATTCCTGAAAACCGTTCGGGAGTTCTTCAGTATAGAATGAAAGGAGACCATCATGCCTAAAACGGATGGTGAGGTCAACAACAAAACAAAATCGCTCGAATTGGCCATCGGTCAGATCGAGAAACAGTTCGGGCGCGGCTCGATCATGAAACTGGGCGATGATTCGATGAAAGTTGAAGCCGAGATCATTCCCACCGGCTCGATCGCGTTGGATTACGCTCTGGGGATTGGCGGAGTGCCGCGCGGAAGGGTCATCGAGCTCTTCGGGCCGGAATCCTCCGGCAAGACCACCCTGGCTCTCAGTGTCGTTGCCCAGGCGCACAAAAACGGTGGGTATGCGGCATACATCGATGCCGAACATGCCCTCGATGCCGGGTATGCCCGGACTATGGGAGTGGATGTTGACAATCTGCTCATCAGCCAGCCCGACTGCGGCGAGGATGCCCTGGAAATAGCCGATACTTTGATAAGGTCCGGCGCGATAGATGTCATCGTGATCGATTCGGTGGCCGCTCTGGTTCCACGGGCTGAGTTGGAAGGAGACATGGGAGATACACATATGGGACTCCAGGCTCGCCTCATGAGCCAGGCGCTCCGGAAACTCACTGGCCATATCGCCAGATCACGTACCTGTGTGATTTTCATCAACCAGATTCGCCACAAGATAGGGATCATGTTCGGCAACCCAGAAACCACTTCCGGGGGGAATGCTCTTAAGTTTTATTCTTCCATGCGGCTGG
It encodes the following:
- a CDS encoding HEPN domain-containing protein; the encoded protein is MPPHKPQQATAEARSLLRTAERDLKTVEVLLQHPDAPISSICFHAQQYLEKVIKAVLVSNAVIFRRTHNLEKLADLLAQKDIEPPLHKDLLKRLNPFAVTTRYEDIEIALIDIQTVAEMIEKTREWIIEQLYE
- a CDS encoding YbaB/EbfC family nucleoid-associated protein, whose amino-acid sequence is MGKGFGDMVKQAQKLQKQMLELQEELSKKTVEGSAGGGMVKVIANGRQEIVSIKIDPEVVDPQDIELLEDLIVAAIANARENAQVMMEAEMGKIMPGGIGGLGIPGLG
- the pgsA gene encoding CDP-diacylglycerol--glycerol-3-phosphate 3-phosphatidyltransferase; translation: MRNEILTLANMLTTLRIALVPLYLWLFSHRTWDMAILALFVFIIAAITDLYDGRLARSRKEVTRFGKFMDPLADKFLVIGALAQFAFMELVNFWLVGVIVVRDVWVTVMRIIAIKEGKELKTSENAKLKTTIQLTVIITIIVLSGARIVIRHFGYTGPLTDFNAYKILFNILLSVAVIFTLYSWFRYLFRGHPVKT
- a CDS encoding phosphatidylglycerophosphatase A — encoded protein: MKIVKKSVTAKEATAGDGFTGFLARGIASGLYVGYLPAAQGTAGSLWGPALCLLLPKNCFPALWFTLPPLFLVGVWSAGRAEKYWGHDPGRVVIDEVVGMMAALAWAPINLYTVGAGFFLFRVFDILKPPPVRWSERLPGGWGVMADDLIAGVYANILVRLFIYFFPGIL
- the recA gene encoding recombinase RecA: MPKTDGEVNNKTKSLELAIGQIEKQFGRGSIMKLGDDSMKVEAEIIPTGSIALDYALGIGGVPRGRVIELFGPESSGKTTLALSVVAQAHKNGGYAAYIDAEHALDAGYARTMGVDVDNLLISQPDCGEDALEIADTLIRSGAIDVIVIDSVAALVPRAELEGDMGDTHMGLQARLMSQALRKLTGHIARSRTCVIFINQIRHKIGIMFGNPETTSGGNALKFYSSMRLEIRRVATLKDREEVTGMRAKVKVVKNKLAAPFKSAEFDIMFDGSGISAEGDAIDLGSDLGIIEKSGTWFSYEGNRLGQGRENARVFLREHPDIRERIIARIREKLEVPLRVKVEPVEE
- a CDS encoding competence/damage-inducible protein A; the encoded protein is MTPDIEILIVGNEILSGRTIDKNSIYLVNSLAGKGFPVRFISVAGDVMNDLVAALHVAHGRADVVLVTGGLGPTSDDITVEAAAGAFGRKLVFDEGVFRDIEELFRRRRRFMSDSNRKQAYIPEGAAPIRNPVGTAPGIRLESGGKLVYLMPGVPSEMRTMFETAILPEITASFESAYIETAIVQVTGISESELFDKVKHLPGAKDYLAFYPGPEGITVSIRTPVGAPLGALALQAGITEILGDVVFSTAGELLEQVVGKLLVERKLTLGIAESCTGGLIAHRITNIPGSSDYFLCGVVTYSNESKQGVLGINEHLIRSYGAVSAETAGAMAEGIRRMSGADIGISTTGIAGPGGGSMEKPVGLMFAGYSTARGTETQKLQFVEDRVINKSRMSQAVLDILRLHVKRDY
- a CDS encoding nucleotidyltransferase domain-containing protein — its product is MIDEKTLHEVVERIVAAAKPSRVILFGSYGRGDADQDSDMDIMVIERRVDNRGEEMIRLQEVAGNVGVGVDVLVYSEVEVEKRRDWCTSPVYWALREGRTLYATP
- the dnaX gene encoding DNA polymerase III subunit gamma/tau produces the protein MSYIVTARKWRPQFFREVVSQKHVTETLQNAIKSGNIGHAYLFSGPRGVGKTTVARIFAKALNCEKGLAEEPCNECPTCLSIQSGASMDILEMDGASNNSVDDARELISNVSYHSLSRYKMYIIDEVHMLSKEAFNALLKTLEEPPPGVMFVFATTEPQKIPATILSRCQRFDFRRLSVQEIAGKLKKIAETDSITADESALMLIARRASGAMRDGESILEQLKASRGASISVADVNEILGLADHEVFFGMIDRCHERDTRGVLELFTVYHEQGGDLKEFVEGLLGHLRDLLYAKFKGGIDQIPLSDDMKGRIRTQSGWFEQGDIIRMITMVTDVESSLGYAAVMPVLRIEVALARMAVMETTVELKRLFELLGGESALTGAPIPLPQPGDTSGTSARAIVASGSAQEAAEKKADADLFEKSEEKPDFPKIAPDIDSISSSWKYITDRVSIQKPAIGPVLALGVPESFEKGKLAVRFNAGQEFQMKTCAEYSADIEEIIGTILGMKVAVHVFVRRSGAAKKKNNEIDDLISREPIIGDILERFEGEISDSWRE
- the recR gene encoding recombination mediator RecR, with translation MQEKGVFDTLVDKLAELPGIGKKTAQRLAFHIMKMDRESALRLARAVEDVKNKVTYCSICFNLTEIDPCAICTDPKRDRSVICVVENPSDVNALEKAGIFRGVYHVLGGALSPLDNIGPDDIRIRELADRLDETVTEVIMATNPTVEGEATAAFIAGHLAKSGVRVSRIARGLPVGGDLELADKVTLARSLEGRLEIK
- the thpR gene encoding RNA 2',3'-cyclic phosphodiesterase; this translates as MRTFIAVEIPKEIRQAVGEYINSIKDCMKDVKWVEPQNLHFTIKFLGELKNSDIRNIKECVENVANEFSPFALGLSDTGFFPSEYKPKVVWIGVDSGKDTLLDLYQDMERCFEQYGFDREAKTFSPHLTIGRVKKFMKVTVPDNLPDFESVMFTVSRLAVMKSTLTPEGPIYEKISESEFKNSQAI